A genome region from Myroides fluvii includes the following:
- a CDS encoding glyceraldehyde-3-phosphate dehydrogenase has protein sequence MKDTSLYEKELAFQADRRKACVEFIKIVSDLWFDKSIELLMFRNQLIDRSVSDIINLHEYAAKFVEKPINIFDTVEIAKAIQQADLPPSRIDIGRLTYEYHLEDNKHSNALGFVVSKLKDAKNTGEIVPKDVVLYGFGRIGRLLARELMNKIGKGQQMRLRAIVTRDKNDAVLLEKRASLLKYDSVHGDFEGSVIADPANNALIINGTTVHMISASTPEEIDYTAFDIDNALIIDNTGAFTTEEALKRHLSSKGASKVLLTAPGKGIPNIVHGVNHTEYNPAEVNIWSAASCTTNAITPILKVMEDNFGVVKGHLETIHAYTNDQNLVDNMHKKYRRGRAAALNMVITETGAGSAVAKALPSLAGKLTSNAIRVPVPNGSLVVLNLEIEKETSIDALNEVMRNAALNGNLVEQIKYSLNNELVSSDIVGTSAPAIFDSKATIVSADGKNVVLYVWYDNEYGYSHQVIRLAKYIAQVRRYTYY, from the coding sequence ATGAAAGATACAAGTTTATACGAAAAGGAATTGGCTTTTCAAGCAGACAGAAGAAAAGCATGTGTAGAGTTTATCAAAATCGTAAGTGATTTATGGTTTGATAAATCTATTGAATTATTAATGTTCCGCAATCAATTAATTGACCGTAGCGTTAGTGATATCATCAATTTACATGAATATGCTGCTAAGTTTGTTGAGAAACCGATTAACATTTTTGATACGGTTGAAATAGCGAAAGCGATTCAACAAGCTGATCTTCCACCTTCAAGAATCGACATTGGTCGTCTAACGTATGAATATCATTTAGAAGACAACAAGCACAGCAATGCGTTAGGTTTTGTTGTAAGCAAATTAAAAGATGCTAAAAATACAGGAGAAATTGTTCCTAAAGATGTAGTACTTTACGGTTTTGGACGTATTGGTCGTTTATTGGCTCGTGAGTTAATGAACAAAATTGGAAAAGGACAACAAATGCGTTTAAGAGCGATTGTTACCCGTGATAAAAATGATGCGGTATTATTAGAGAAGCGTGCTTCTTTATTGAAATACGATTCAGTACACGGAGACTTCGAAGGTTCTGTAATTGCAGATCCTGCAAACAATGCTTTAATCATCAACGGAACAACGGTTCACATGATTTCTGCTAGTACTCCTGAAGAAATTGACTATACGGCTTTTGACATTGACAATGCATTAATCATTGACAATACAGGAGCATTCACAACAGAAGAAGCGTTAAAACGCCACTTATCTTCAAAAGGAGCTTCAAAAGTATTATTGACAGCACCTGGAAAAGGAATTCCCAATATTGTACACGGAGTAAACCACACAGAATACAACCCTGCGGAAGTTAACATATGGTCTGCAGCATCTTGTACAACTAATGCGATTACACCTATTTTAAAAGTTATGGAAGATAACTTTGGTGTAGTAAAAGGGCACTTAGAAACCATTCACGCGTATACAAACGACCAAAACTTGGTTGATAATATGCACAAAAAATACCGTCGTGGTAGAGCAGCTGCTTTAAACATGGTAATTACAGAAACAGGAGCAGGAAGTGCTGTTGCAAAGGCATTACCTTCATTAGCAGGTAAATTGACTTCTAATGCAATCCGCGTACCCGTTCCAAACGGATCTTTAGTGGTTTTAAATTTAGAGATTGAAAAGGAAACTTCTATTGATGCATTAAATGAAGTAATGCGCAATGCAGCCTTAAATGGCAATTTAGTAGAGCAAATCAAATATTCATTAAACAACGAGTTAGTATCATCTGATATTGTTGGAACATCCGCACCTGCTATCTTTGATAGTAAAGCAACGATTGTTTCTGCTGATGGTAAAAACGTTGTACTGTATGTTTGGTATGATAACGAATATGGATACAGCCACCAAGTTATCCGCTTAGCGAAGTACATCGCACAAGTAAGACGTTACACGTACTATTAA
- the dapF gene encoding diaminopimelate epimerase, with protein sequence MLSFWKYQGTGNDFVMLDNRQQRFDASNQELIAYLCDRRFGIGADGLILVEEDEQVDFKMVYFNSDGKESTMCGNGGRCIVAFAKQLGIIQEECRFNAVDGLHYATIDGQGIVALQMIDVQQVLPQGKGVFLNTGSPHHVEIVRDLAYFDVYKKGKQIRTSAIYAPKGTNVNFVEQEGPNHFRIRTFERGVEDETLSCGTGATAVALAMHALGKVDHNEVKIEVEGGELTVHFDYVNDTYQKVFLKGPATLVFQGSIKE encoded by the coding sequence ATGTTGTCATTTTGGAAATACCAAGGAACGGGAAATGACTTTGTCATGCTAGATAATCGTCAACAAAGGTTTGATGCTTCAAATCAAGAGCTCATCGCCTATTTATGTGATCGTCGATTTGGAATAGGAGCAGATGGATTAATTCTAGTTGAGGAAGATGAACAAGTAGATTTTAAAATGGTGTATTTCAATTCGGATGGAAAAGAAAGTACGATGTGTGGAAATGGAGGTCGTTGTATTGTCGCCTTTGCAAAACAATTGGGAATTATACAAGAAGAGTGTCGTTTTAATGCAGTTGATGGATTACATTATGCAACAATTGACGGGCAGGGTATCGTAGCTTTGCAGATGATTGATGTGCAACAAGTACTGCCTCAAGGAAAAGGTGTTTTCCTCAATACAGGTTCACCCCATCACGTCGAAATTGTCCGCGACTTAGCCTATTTCGATGTGTATAAGAAAGGAAAACAGATTCGAACTAGTGCCATTTATGCTCCAAAGGGTACAAATGTCAATTTCGTGGAGCAAGAAGGTCCTAATCACTTTAGAATTCGCACCTTTGAAAGAGGAGTAGAAGATGAAACACTCTCTTGTGGGACAGGAGCAACAGCAGTAGCTTTAGCTATGCATGCGCTGGGAAAAGTAGATCATAATGAAGTAAAAATAGAAGTGGAAGGGGGAGAACTTACCGTTCATTTTGACTATGTAAATGATACGTATCAAAAGGTGTTTTTGAAGGGACCAGCAACTTTAGTTTTTCAAGGATCAATTAAGGAGTAG
- a CDS encoding GNAT family N-acetyltransferase encodes MIRLESETIYLRALEPEDLEFIYQIENDLSLWEVSNTQTPYSRFLIHQYLENAHLDIYEAKQLRLVICSKTTAKTVGLIDLFDFDPKNGRAGVGIVIQEPTNRAQGIGSQALELVINYSREYLYLNQLYANIAADNQASIQLFEKCDFRIIGIKKAWTRVGQTYKDEIMYQLIF; translated from the coding sequence ATGATTAGATTAGAAAGTGAAACCATTTATCTTCGCGCTTTAGAACCAGAAGATTTAGAATTTATCTATCAAATAGAAAACGACTTGAGTTTATGGGAAGTGAGTAATACACAAACGCCCTACAGTCGATTTCTGATTCATCAATACTTAGAAAATGCTCATCTGGATATATATGAAGCCAAACAGTTGCGTTTGGTCATTTGCTCCAAAACGACAGCAAAAACAGTGGGATTGATTGATTTGTTTGATTTTGATCCTAAAAATGGAAGAGCAGGCGTGGGAATTGTAATTCAAGAACCAACAAATAGAGCACAAGGGATTGGTTCTCAGGCTTTGGAATTAGTGATAAATTATAGCCGAGAATATCTGTATTTGAATCAACTTTATGCTAATATTGCAGCTGATAATCAAGCGAGCATTCAGCTGTTTGAAAAATGCGATTTTAGAATAATCGGAATAAAAAAAGCGTGGACTCGAGTGGGACAAACGTATAAAGATGAAATAATGTACCAGTTAATATTTTAA
- the mltG gene encoding endolytic transglycosylase MltG: MKFKNILIALSVVGAFAFFGYLYVWYKKAFSPNLKNWDEKEYFYIRTSENFQDVLKALQPYLNDTEGFEEIASQRSFNSNLIAGRFKLTNGMDSYSLIEALRKNVPVRLTFNNQERIEDLAGRIASQVEADSIAMMEVFYDPQFLEENGFTKESVLVGFLPETYEFYWTVTPMKMRNRMHKEYLKFWNEERKEKATALGLTPVEVAILASIVQKETSKNDEKSKVAGVYLNRMRIGMPLQADPTVVYAKKLYTHDFGQVIKRVYHKDTELVSPYNTYQNVGLPPGPIFMPDKGTIDAVLNAEKHDYVYFCASVDRMGYHEFAETLAQHNQNSRKYSAWLNQSGIR; this comes from the coding sequence ATGAAATTTAAAAACATACTAATTGCACTTTCTGTTGTGGGGGCTTTTGCCTTTTTTGGTTATTTGTACGTATGGTATAAAAAAGCTTTTTCACCTAATTTAAAAAATTGGGATGAGAAGGAGTATTTTTATATTCGCACGTCAGAAAACTTTCAGGATGTACTGAAAGCCTTACAGCCTTACCTTAATGATACAGAAGGGTTTGAAGAAATCGCCAGTCAAAGAAGTTTTAACAGTAATTTGATTGCGGGGCGTTTCAAATTGACCAACGGAATGGATAGTTATAGCTTAATTGAAGCGTTGAGAAAAAATGTCCCTGTTCGTTTGACGTTTAATAATCAAGAGCGCATTGAAGATTTGGCAGGAAGAATCGCTTCTCAAGTCGAGGCGGATAGTATCGCTATGATGGAGGTGTTTTATGATCCTCAATTCTTAGAAGAAAACGGTTTTACGAAAGAAAGTGTTTTGGTAGGGTTCTTACCAGAAACATATGAGTTTTATTGGACAGTTACTCCTATGAAGATGCGTAACAGAATGCATAAAGAGTATTTGAAATTCTGGAACGAAGAAAGAAAAGAAAAGGCTACTGCATTAGGATTAACTCCTGTTGAAGTGGCAATTTTAGCATCTATTGTTCAAAAAGAAACAAGTAAAAATGACGAAAAATCTAAAGTAGCAGGGGTTTATTTGAACCGCATGCGTATTGGAATGCCACTACAAGCTGATCCAACAGTAGTTTATGCGAAAAAGTTATATACCCATGATTTTGGTCAAGTGATTAAAAGAGTGTACCATAAGGATACAGAACTTGTTTCTCCGTATAATACGTATCAAAATGTTGGACTTCCTCCTGGTCCAATCTTTATGCCAGATAAGGGAACCATTGATGCAGTGCTAAATGCAGAAAAACACGATTATGTATATTTCTGCGCAAGCGTTGATCGTATGGGATATCACGAATTTGCAGAAACATTAGCCCAACACAACCAAAATAGTAGAAAATACAGCGCTTGGTTGAATCAATCGGGAATTAGATAG
- a CDS encoding HAD family hydrolase, giving the protein MQLQNKITTIAFDADDTLWVNEPYFQEAEQQFIYLLQEYQTAEQLSKALYHTEVKNLPLYGFGIKGFILCMIETAHQVSQHRVSSLILSKIIEMGHDLLQRPIELLPGVEQTLNALNGKYNLILATKGDLLDQKRKIKNSALGGYFHHIEIMSDKQTADYQILLHRLSCKPEQFFMVGNSMKSDILPVLDLDAHAAYVPYVVTWSHEQLEAPLHHDKLISLQTLPDLLQFL; this is encoded by the coding sequence ATGCAGCTACAAAATAAAATAACGACCATTGCCTTTGACGCTGATGATACACTGTGGGTGAATGAACCCTATTTTCAAGAAGCAGAACAGCAATTCATCTATCTTTTACAAGAGTACCAAACAGCCGAACAACTATCTAAGGCATTATATCACACTGAAGTAAAGAATTTACCGCTGTATGGTTTTGGTATTAAAGGATTCATCTTATGCATGATTGAGACTGCCCATCAAGTAAGTCAGCATCGGGTATCCTCACTAATTTTATCAAAAATCATTGAGATGGGGCACGATTTATTACAACGTCCCATTGAACTTCTTCCAGGCGTTGAACAAACGCTTAATGCACTAAACGGAAAATACAATTTAATTCTCGCTACAAAAGGAGATTTACTCGATCAAAAGCGAAAAATAAAAAATTCCGCACTTGGAGGTTATTTTCATCACATCGAAATTATGAGCGATAAACAAACTGCTGATTATCAAATTTTGTTACATCGTTTGTCGTGTAAACCCGAACAGTTTTTTATGGTAGGCAACTCCATGAAGTCTGATATTCTACCAGTATTAGACTTGGATGCTCATGCTGCTTATGTTCCTTATGTTGTTACTTGGTCACACGAACAACTGGAGGCTCCCTTGCATCATGACAAATTAATTAGCTTACAAACTTTACCTGATCTCTTACAATTTTTATAG
- a CDS encoding Crp/Fnr family transcriptional regulator — protein sequence MIRTNDTFLHYINELYHQHTYPNDAIAIVTYAPGDYLFLQNEKASCVLLIKKGVTKVFFEEENEKEYIVEFLGKGEIIGDIEYIRKIDGLCHVQALDVVETYVLSYSFFQSLLKKDIALNALLLDAFAARIVNTARRASYQQLYTIEYSLHQLVEMQKKQALNLTKEDMAAYLGISVRSLNRSLKQLKEEE from the coding sequence ATGATACGAACCAACGACACTTTCTTGCATTATATCAATGAACTTTACCATCAACATACTTATCCCAATGATGCTATTGCTATTGTGACTTATGCCCCTGGAGATTATTTATTTCTTCAAAATGAAAAAGCTTCTTGTGTTTTGTTGATCAAGAAGGGAGTAACTAAAGTTTTCTTTGAAGAAGAAAATGAAAAAGAATACATTGTAGAGTTTTTGGGTAAAGGAGAAATTATTGGCGATATTGAATACATCCGAAAGATTGATGGATTGTGTCATGTACAAGCCTTAGATGTTGTAGAAACGTACGTCTTGTCGTATTCTTTTTTTCAATCGCTATTGAAAAAAGATATTGCCCTGAATGCGTTGCTCTTGGATGCCTTTGCCGCTCGCATTGTCAATACAGCACGCAGAGCTTCGTATCAACAACTATACACCATAGAATACAGCTTACATCAATTAGTAGAAATGCAAAAAAAACAAGCGCTCAACTTAACGAAGGAAGATATGGCCGCTTATTTGGGAATTTCGGTTCGAAGTTTAAACCGCAGCTTGAAACAGTTAAAGGAAGAAGAATGA
- a CDS encoding peptide chain release factor 3 gives MSFLTEIERRRTFGVIAHPDAGKTTLTEKLLLFGGAIQEAGAVKNNKIKKGATSDFMEIERQRGISVATSVLAFNYKDKKINILDTPGHKDFAEDTFRTLTAVDSVIVVIDVAKGVEEQTEKLVEVCRMRNIPMIVFINKLDREGRDAFDLMDEVEQKLQLKVTPLSYPIGMGYDFKGIYNIWEKNINLFTDDSRKNIDDVIRISDLNSEELDQLIGNKPAGKLREELEIIHEIYPDFDREAYVKGELQPVFFGSALNNFGVRELLDCFIQIAPSPRAKESDTRVVEPTEKGFSGFVFKIHANMDPKHRDRLAFIKIVSGTFERNTPYLHVRQNKKLKFSSPNAFFAEKKEIVDISYAGDIVGLHDTGNFKIGDTLTEGEIMSFKGIPSFSPEHFRYINNADPMKSKQLEKGIDQLMDEGVAQLFTLEMNGRKVIGTVGALQYEVIQYRLEHEYGAKCTYENFPAYKACWVRPEDPKNEEFKEFKRIKQKFLAIDKSGQLVFLADSEFSVQMTQSKFPTVKLGFTSEEIDK, from the coding sequence ATGAGTTTTTTAACAGAAATAGAACGCAGAAGAACATTTGGTGTAATTGCTCACCCCGATGCTGGTAAGACAACCTTAACGGAGAAATTGCTACTTTTTGGAGGAGCAATTCAAGAAGCTGGTGCAGTTAAGAATAATAAAATTAAAAAAGGAGCTACCTCCGATTTCATGGAGATTGAGCGCCAAAGGGGAATCTCAGTTGCTACATCTGTATTAGCCTTTAATTATAAAGACAAAAAAATCAACATCTTAGATACACCTGGTCACAAGGACTTTGCGGAGGATACCTTTCGTACCTTGACAGCAGTTGACAGTGTAATTGTAGTTATTGACGTTGCTAAAGGGGTTGAGGAACAAACGGAAAAGTTAGTTGAAGTATGTCGCATGCGCAACATTCCGATGATTGTTTTTATCAATAAGTTAGACCGTGAAGGACGCGATGCTTTTGACTTAATGGATGAAGTAGAGCAAAAATTACAATTAAAAGTGACTCCTTTGAGCTACCCTATTGGAATGGGGTATGACTTTAAAGGTATTTACAATATTTGGGAGAAAAACATCAACTTATTTACGGATGACAGCAGAAAAAACATCGATGATGTGATTCGTATTTCCGACTTAAATTCGGAAGAATTAGATCAATTGATCGGCAACAAACCAGCTGGTAAATTGAGAGAGGAATTGGAGATTATCCATGAGATTTATCCTGATTTTGATCGTGAAGCTTATGTAAAAGGGGAATTACAACCGGTGTTTTTCGGTTCCGCTTTGAACAATTTTGGGGTTCGAGAGTTATTGGATTGCTTTATTCAAATTGCGCCATCTCCGAGAGCCAAAGAATCAGACACAAGAGTGGTTGAGCCAACAGAAAAAGGGTTTAGTGGTTTTGTATTCAAGATTCACGCGAATATGGATCCTAAACACAGAGATCGCTTGGCATTTATCAAAATTGTATCGGGTACATTTGAAAGAAACACCCCTTATTTACACGTTCGTCAGAATAAAAAATTAAAATTTTCAAGTCCAAATGCCTTCTTTGCGGAGAAAAAAGAAATTGTTGATATTTCTTATGCGGGGGATATTGTCGGACTACACGATACCGGAAACTTCAAAATTGGAGATACCTTAACTGAAGGAGAGATTATGAGTTTCAAAGGAATTCCTAGTTTCTCTCCAGAGCATTTCAGATACATCAACAATGCAGATCCGATGAAATCGAAGCAATTGGAAAAAGGGATTGACCAGTTGATGGATGAAGGGGTAGCTCAGTTGTTTACCTTAGAAATGAATGGTCGTAAAGTAATCGGTACCGTTGGAGCTTTACAATATGAGGTAATTCAGTACCGCTTAGAACACGAATATGGCGCTAAATGTACGTATGAGAACTTCCCTGCATACAAAGCGTGTTGGGTACGCCCTGAAGATCCAAAAAATGAGGAATTCAAAGAATTTAAACGCATCAAACAAAAATTCTTAGCTATCGATAAATCAGGTCAATTGGTTTTCTTAGCAGATAGTGAATTCTCCGTTCAGATGACACAGAGTAAATTCCCCACTGTAAAACTAGGCTTTACTTCAGAAGAGATTGACAAATAA
- a CDS encoding peptidylprolyl isomerase, which yields MKFISKKVMFVLGLSCVMIGGMQAQNSTGKRKIDGVVGVVGDYVILESEIDKTLLELKAQRIPIENLSKCDLFERLLEDKLYAHQAVQDSIEVSDAEVTGFMNDQINRMVEEVGGIERILGFYNKKTEEDFREYFFDIVKQNKLTQAMQKHIVEKVTITPEEVRQFFKAIPEDERPTVGDEVEIAEIVVKPEISKEQKQKVIDRLNEMRSDVLNNGASFFSKAVLFTDDKGSAANGGFYSITKKDPFAKEFKEVAFSLAEGEISAPFETEFGFHIIYLEKIRGQHLDVRHILLVPKPTNEALDEAKKKLEDIRAKIVNNEITFAEAAAASSDDKDTKQNGGVLRDPMTMDPRFDLNKMEDRELYFLVNSLKEKEISPVALKTDYREQKSYRIVTINKKIASHKIDFVDDYTKVKNMALNKKQEGELQKWITKKINDAYINIQGEYRDCQFHNNWLKK from the coding sequence ATGAAATTTATCAGTAAGAAGGTCATGTTTGTGCTTGGGTTATCATGTGTAATGATAGGAGGTATGCAAGCACAAAATTCAACGGGGAAGCGAAAAATCGATGGTGTAGTAGGTGTTGTTGGAGATTATGTAATCTTAGAATCAGAAATTGATAAAACCTTGTTGGAGCTAAAAGCACAGCGTATTCCTATTGAAAATTTGTCAAAATGTGATTTATTTGAGCGTTTATTAGAAGATAAATTATATGCCCACCAAGCGGTTCAGGACAGTATCGAAGTAAGTGATGCAGAAGTTACTGGATTCATGAATGATCAAATCAATAGAATGGTAGAAGAAGTTGGGGGGATTGAACGTATATTAGGATTTTACAACAAAAAAACAGAAGAAGACTTTAGAGAGTATTTTTTTGATATTGTAAAGCAAAACAAATTGACTCAAGCAATGCAAAAGCACATTGTTGAGAAGGTTACTATCACACCCGAAGAAGTAAGACAATTCTTTAAAGCAATTCCAGAAGACGAAAGACCCACAGTGGGAGATGAAGTAGAAATTGCCGAAATTGTGGTGAAACCAGAAATTTCGAAAGAACAAAAACAAAAAGTAATCGATCGCTTAAATGAAATGCGTAGTGACGTATTGAACAATGGAGCGAGTTTCTTTAGTAAGGCTGTTTTATTTACAGATGATAAAGGTTCAGCGGCTAATGGAGGATTTTATTCCATCACAAAAAAAGATCCATTTGCTAAAGAATTTAAAGAGGTAGCTTTTAGTTTAGCAGAAGGTGAAATATCAGCTCCTTTTGAAACTGAATTCGGATTCCACATTATCTATTTAGAGAAAATTAGAGGACAACATTTAGATGTGCGCCACATTTTACTCGTTCCCAAACCGACCAATGAAGCACTAGATGAGGCGAAGAAAAAATTAGAAGATATTCGCGCAAAAATTGTAAATAACGAAATTACATTTGCTGAAGCTGCAGCGGCCTCTTCGGATGATAAGGACACCAAGCAAAACGGAGGTGTTTTAAGAGACCCCATGACAATGGATCCGCGTTTTGATTTAAACAAAATGGAAGATAGAGAATTGTATTTCTTAGTGAATTCACTAAAAGAAAAAGAAATTTCTCCTGTTGCTTTGAAAACGGATTATAGAGAGCAAAAAAGTTATCGCATCGTGACAATTAACAAAAAGATTGCTTCACATAAAATTGACTTTGTTGACGATTATACCAAGGTTAAAAACATGGCGTTGAACAAAAAACAAGAAGGAGAACTCCAAAAATGGATCACAAAGAAGATAAATGATGCCTATATTAACATTCAAGGAGAATATAGAGACTGTCAATTCCATAATAATTGGCTCAAAAAATAA
- a CDS encoding bifunctional aconitate hydratase 2/2-methylisocitrate dehydratase: protein MSFYTDYINEIEERKNQGLNPKPIDGAELLSEIIAQIKDAANAHRADSLQLFIYNVLPGTTSAAGVKAKFLKEIILGETVVAEITPAFAFELLSHMKGGPSIEVLLDLALGNEVAIAQQAANVLKTQVYLYDADTDRLKAAFNAGNAIAKEIVESYAKAEFFTKLPEAAEQIEVVTFIAGEGDISTDLLSPGNQAHSRADRELHGLCMISTEAQQQIKALQELHPGKNVMLIAEKGTMGVGSSRMSGVNNVALWTGKQASPYVPFVNIAPIVAGTNGISPIFLTTVDVTGGIGIDLKNWVKKTDANGEVVRNEKGEPVLEEVYSVATGTVLTINTKTKKLYNGEQELIDISKALTPQKMEFIKAGGSYAIVFGKKIQTFAANLLGIEAPVVFAPSKEISVEGQGLTAVEKIFNRNAVGVTKGKVLHAGSDVRVEVNIVGSQDTTGLMTAQELEAMAATVISPIVDGAYQSGCHTASVWDKKAQANIPKLMKFMNEFGLITARDPKGEYHSMTDVIHKVLNDITVDEWAIIIGGDSHTRMSKGVAFGADSGTVALALATGEASMPIPESVKVTFKGNMKEHMDFRDVVHATQSQMLKQFGGENVFQGRIIEVHIGTLLADQAFTFTDWTAEMKAKASICISQDDTLIESLEIAKSRIQIMIDKGMDNKNQVLQGLINKANKRIEEIRTGDKPALMPDANAKYYAEVVVDLDIIEEPMIADPDVNNDDVSKRYTHDTIRELSFYGGDKKVDLGFVGSCMVHKDDLKIVSQMLRNIEKQTGSVKFNAPLVVAAPTYNIIDELKAEGDWEYLQKYSGFEFSDLLPKNDARTEYENIMYLERPGCNLCMGNQEKAAKGDTVMATSTRLFQGRVVEDSERKKGESLLASTPVVVLSAILGRVPTMEEYKASVEGINLTKFKPISTK from the coding sequence ATGAGCTTTTATACCGATTACATCAACGAGATTGAAGAAAGAAAAAATCAAGGACTTAACCCTAAGCCAATTGATGGAGCTGAGCTATTAAGTGAAATTATAGCACAGATTAAAGATGCAGCGAATGCACACCGTGCAGATTCTCTTCAGCTTTTTATTTACAATGTTTTACCTGGTACAACGAGTGCTGCTGGAGTTAAAGCTAAGTTTTTAAAAGAAATTATTTTAGGTGAGACAGTAGTAGCAGAAATCACACCTGCTTTTGCTTTTGAATTGCTGTCACACATGAAGGGAGGACCTTCGATCGAAGTACTATTGGATTTAGCTTTAGGAAACGAGGTAGCAATTGCTCAACAAGCAGCAAACGTATTGAAAACACAAGTGTATTTATACGATGCAGATACGGATCGCTTAAAAGCTGCCTTTAATGCTGGAAATGCGATTGCAAAAGAAATCGTTGAAAGCTACGCGAAAGCAGAATTTTTTACAAAACTTCCTGAAGCTGCAGAGCAAATTGAAGTGGTTACTTTCATCGCTGGTGAAGGAGATATTTCTACGGATTTACTTTCTCCAGGAAACCAAGCTCACTCACGTGCAGACCGTGAACTTCACGGATTGTGTATGATCAGTACAGAAGCACAACAACAAATTAAGGCCTTACAAGAATTACATCCAGGTAAAAATGTGATGTTAATCGCTGAAAAAGGAACAATGGGTGTTGGTTCTTCAAGAATGTCAGGAGTAAATAACGTGGCACTTTGGACAGGTAAACAAGCAAGTCCGTATGTTCCATTCGTAAATATTGCTCCAATTGTTGCAGGTACAAACGGTATTTCTCCAATCTTCTTAACAACAGTTGACGTAACTGGAGGTATCGGTATTGACCTTAAAAACTGGGTGAAGAAAACAGATGCTAACGGGGAAGTAGTTCGCAATGAAAAAGGCGAGCCTGTGTTAGAAGAAGTGTACTCAGTAGCTACAGGTACGGTATTGACAATTAATACAAAAACAAAAAAATTATACAATGGAGAGCAAGAGTTAATCGATATTTCGAAAGCACTTACTCCACAAAAAATGGAATTTATCAAAGCAGGTGGATCATATGCTATCGTATTTGGTAAAAAAATCCAAACATTTGCAGCGAATCTATTGGGAATTGAAGCTCCTGTAGTTTTTGCTCCTTCAAAAGAGATTTCTGTTGAAGGACAAGGATTAACAGCCGTTGAAAAAATCTTCAACAGAAATGCAGTAGGTGTAACAAAAGGAAAAGTATTACACGCAGGTTCTGACGTTCGTGTGGAAGTTAATATTGTTGGATCTCAAGATACAACTGGATTGATGACTGCTCAAGAGTTAGAGGCAATGGCTGCAACTGTAATTTCTCCTATCGTTGATGGTGCTTATCAATCAGGATGTCATACAGCATCCGTTTGGGATAAAAAAGCACAAGCAAACATCCCGAAATTGATGAAGTTTATGAATGAGTTCGGTTTGATTACCGCACGCGATCCTAAAGGAGAGTACCATTCAATGACAGACGTTATCCACAAAGTGTTGAATGATATTACAGTGGATGAATGGGCAATCATCATCGGAGGTGACTCACATACAAGAATGTCTAAAGGAGTGGCTTTTGGAGCGGATTCAGGAACAGTAGCTTTAGCTTTAGCAACAGGAGAGGCTTCGATGCCAATTCCAGAGTCTGTAAAAGTGACGTTCAAAGGAAACATGAAAGAACACATGGATTTCCGTGATGTTGTTCATGCTACTCAATCGCAAATGTTGAAACAATTTGGTGGAGAAAACGTTTTCCAAGGTAGAATTATCGAAGTTCACATCGGTACTTTATTAGCGGATCAAGCGTTTACATTCACAGACTGGACAGCTGAAATGAAAGCAAAAGCGTCTATCTGTATCTCGCAAGATGATACCCTAATCGAATCATTGGAAATTGCGAAGAGCCGTATCCAAATCATGATCGACAAAGGAATGGACAACAAAAACCAAGTGTTACAAGGATTAATCAACAAAGCAAACAAGCGTATCGAAGAAATTAGAACAGGAGATAAACCTGCTTTAATGCCAGATGCAAATGCAAAATACTATGCGGAGGTTGTGGTTGATCTTGATATCATTGAAGAACCAATGATCGCCGATCCAGACGTAAATAACGATGACGTTTCTAAACGCTATACACACGATACTATTAGAGAACTTTCTTTCTACGGTGGAGATAAAAAAGTAGATTTAGGATTCGTAGGTTCATGTATGGTTCACAAAGACGACTTGAAAATTGTTTCTCAAATGTTGAGAAATATCGAAAAACAAACAGGTTCAGTGAAATTCAACGCACCTCTTGTAGTTGCAGCTCCAACATACAACATCATCGATGAGTTAAAAGCAGAAGGAGATTGGGAATACTTACAAAAATATTCTGGTTTCGAATTCAGCGACCTTTTACCTAAAAACGATGCACGTACAGAATACGAGAATATCATGTATTTAGAACGTCCTGGTTGTAACTTATGTATGGGTAACCAAGAAAAAGCAGCAAAAGGAGATACGGTAATGGCTACATCAACGCGTTTGTTCCAAGGACGTGTAGTAGAAGATTCAGAACGCAAAAAAGGAGAATCTTTATTAGCTTCTACTCCAGTAGTTGTACTTTCTGCAATCTTAGGTCGAGTTCCAACAATGGAAGAATACAAAGCTTCTGTGGAAGGAATTAACTTAACAAAGTTCAAACCTATTTCTACTAAATAG